Proteins found in one Anopheles aquasalis chromosome 3, idAnoAquaMG_Q_19, whole genome shotgun sequence genomic segment:
- the LOC126575704 gene encoding uncharacterized protein LOC126575704, whose protein sequence is MMDCAICFERINVDQKLLRCGHQFHGGCVDQWFCQQKRGSCPLCRTPITPRRRNDSSLGRTMEVDDSEEEAYVDNSDEDQYEEDRYEEDDTYEAISDDEVEYSDIITEDDTASTVEIGASATASDNVDESMDLESISSTESFSNNESQEERDSDETDGEERVADGQSS, encoded by the exons ATGAT GGATTGCGCGATTTGCTTCGAGCGAATCAATGTCGACCAAAAGCTACTGAGATGTGGCCACCAGTTTCACGGGGGATGTGTCGACCAGTGGTTCTGTCAGCAGAAGCGTGGCTCCTGTCCGCTCTGCCGGACACCGATCACCCCTAGGCGACGGAATGATTCATCTCTAGGGCGAACTATGGAGGTAGACGACAGTGAGGAGGAAGCATACGTGGATAACTCCGATGAGGATCAATACGAGGAGGATCGCTATGAGGAAGACGATACATACGAAGCTATATCTGACGATGAGGTGGAGTATAGCGACATAATAACGGAGGACGATACTGCGTCGACTGTAGAGATAGGCGCGTCAGCGACGGCATCGGATAACGTGGACGAATCGATGGACTTGGAATCCATTTCGAGCACAGAGTCCTTTTCGAACAATGAGTCGCAGGAAGAAAGAGATTCAGATGAAACCGACG GGGAGGAGCGGGTGGCCGATGGGCAAAGCTCTTAA
- the LOC126574507 gene encoding ionotropic receptor 75a-like produces MVGAIGAVLQQIDSPLKVTFLTDCWTQGEHRAYTTIGLLAGEHLCRFVSTNANTNIEDLFAVLDEDNESHQTLIVLDLSCNASERLLLEAGTRLYTKFRWLLVDSRIAEGSDWEQWQQVLKNCPALVSSEVFAIVPESEGAVRVVQVYRVARDSELLAEEFLLWRSDRMVREDLRTEMVTAVRRQNLHGHTLRASMVITNPETIHHLSDYRDKHIDTITKVNYILTNYLASYLGASVNYTRVSTWGYYNSTTGLWDGMIGELVHGAADLGASPLFFTTDRIAVIEYLAMTSETRSKFIFRSPKLSYTDNVFVLPFDTHVWACIIAVIVGSSLLLLLTLWAERRVTGSQATASNPPPPANADASTLLPNLRDTLLMMYGASCQQGSAMLPSSCSARAITMLIFTVLMFLYASYSANIVALLQSPSTKIRSLEDLLASRLKFGVHDTVFNRYYFTHATEPTRKALYEQKIHGAGGGGDSFLELEQGIERIRQGLYAFHVEQGVGYKVISETYQEDEKCGLQEIQYLQVIDPYYAIQKNSPFKEHIKIG; encoded by the exons ATGGTCGGTGCGATTGGAGCGGTGTTGCAGCAAATCGATAGCCCGTTGAAAGTGACATTTCTGACCGACTGCTGGACCCAAGGTGA ACACCGAGCGTACACGACAATTGGATTACTAGCCGGAGAGCATCTCTGTCGGTTTGTGTCAACGAATGCGAATACGAACATCGAGGACCTGTTCGCCGTACTCGATGAAGACAACGAAAGCCATCAGACACTGATTGTGCTGGATTTGAGTTGTAACGCATCCGAACGGTTGCTGTTGGAGGCTGGCACGCGGCTCTATACCAAGTTCCGCTGGCTATTGGTGGACTCACGAATAGCGGAAGGCTCAGACTGggagcagtggcagcaagTTTTGAAAAACTGCCCAGCGCTCGTCAGCAGTGAAGTGTTTGCGATCGTGCCTGAGAGCGAAGGGGCGGTGCGGGTGGTGCAAGTGTACCGGGTGGCCCGTGACAGTGAGCTTCTCGCCGAGGAGTTTCTCCTTTGGCGGTCCGATCGGATGGTGCGAGAAGATTTGCGCACCGAGATGGTAACGGCAGTAAGGCGCCAAAACTTGCACGGTCACACACTGCGGGCTTCGATGGTGATCACCAATCCGGAAACCATTCATCATCTGTCCGATTACAGAGATAAGCATATCGATACGATTACGAAGGTGAACTACATTCTCACCAACTATCTGGCCTCGTACTTGGGTGCGTCGGTGAATTATACGCGCGTCAGCACCTGGGGCTACTATAACAGCACGACCGGTTTGTGGGACGGTATGATCGGTGAGCTGGTACACGGTGCAGCTGATCTGGGTGCCTCTCCGCTCTTCTTcaccaccgatcggatcgCGGTGATCGAGTACCTGGCCATGACGTCCGAAACGCGCTCAAAGTTTATCTTCCGCTCGCCGAAGCTCTCCTACACGGACAATGTGTTCGTTTTGCCCTTCGACACG CATGTCTGGGCCTGCATCATCGCAGTGATCGTGGGCTCAtcgttgttgctactgctgacaTTGTGGGCAGAACGGCGTGTAACCGGTAGCCAGGCAACAGCTAGCAATCCACCTCCCCCAGCAAACGCTGACGCCTCAACACTGTTACCGAACCTCCGCGATACCCTGCTAATGATGTACGGTGCTTCGTGCCAGCAGGGGTCGGCCATGTTGCCCAGTAGCTGCTCGGCCCGTGCCATCACGATGCTCATCTTTACCGTGCTCATGTTCCTGTACGCCAGCTATTCGGCCAACATTGTCGCCCTGCTGCAGAGCCCCTCGACAAAGATACGTTCGCTCGAGGATCTGTTGGCCTCTCGGCTCAAGTTCGGTGTTCACGATACGGTCTTCAATCGGTACTACTTTACGCACGCCACCGAACCGACACGCAAGGCACTGTACGAGCAGAAGAtacacggtgctggtggcggtggtgattcATTCCTCGAGCTGGAACAGGGCATCGAGCGGATCCGCCAGGGACTGTACGCGTTCCACGTGGAGCAGGGCGTCGGGTATAAGGTGATCAGCGAGACGTATCAGGAGGACGAAAAGTGTGGTCTGCAGGAGATCCAGTATCTGCAGGTGATCGATCCGTACTATGCGATACAGAAGAATTCGCCCTTCAAGGAGCACATTAAAATTGGGTAA
- the LOC126576852 gene encoding uncharacterized protein LOC126576852, giving the protein MEISCSLRWLIGALLIVLPALNVRPCTGFFWTRYVPVQSPISGDPPNGWNPPALVPDVILNPTTSGASGTKGPQGNYQDLQRLPQILCSYAAHGRWPPYPAYLKPAIIDLGRHVFALDDPGLRRYCATYVRIGTVRRPCCAYPVYPVYIVPGRTTTEPSIDTDVVTGITSVPDAEDEMPDTGGGGDKDDGDDDDGGEEGEEEGGGEEESGEEEEGEGEGGEEEGGEEEGGEEEGGGEEEGGEEEGGEEEGGEEEGGGEEEGGEEGGEGEEGAEEEGAEEGGEGGEEEAEEGGEEASDGGEGGEEAAEDGGGEEEAVGEEGGEGEEGGGEGGGEEGGEEEGGEEAAEEAAEGEGGEEAAEEGAPEEMVQSSRLVSDKMEKIGSKRVLAGGKVT; this is encoded by the exons atggaaatttctTGTAGCCTGCGATGGCTAATTGGTGCCTTGCTAATTGTCCTGCCGGCCCTCAACGTACGACCGTGCACCGGATTCTTCTGGACACGGTACGTACCGGTACAGTCACCTATCTCGGGTGATCCACCGAACGGCTGGAACCCGCCGGCCCTGGTGCCCGATGTGATCCTAAATCCGACAACTTCGGGCGCCTCCGGTACCAAGGGACCACAAGGGAACTACCAGGACCTCCAGCGATTACCCC AGATTCTCTGTAGTTACGCTGCTCACGGTCGGTGGCCACCCTATCCCGCCTACCTGAAGCCGGCCATCATTGACTTGGGAAGGCATGTGTTTGCTCTGGACGATCCGGGCTTGCGACGCTATTGCGCCACGTACGTACGGATCGGTACGGTACGGCGACCCTGCTGTGCCTACCCAG TTTATCCGGTGTACATTGTTCCGGGGCGGACCACGAccgaaccatcgatcgatacggACGTAGTCACCGGGATTACTAGTGTGCCGGATGCAGAAGATGAAATGCCTGATACCGGGGGCGGTGGTGACAaggacgacggtgatgacgatgatggtggcgaagAA ggtgaagaagaaggaggaggtgaagaagaaagtggtgaagaagaagaaggagaaggcgaa ggtggtgaagaagaaggaggtgaagaagagggaggtgaagaagaaggaggcggagaagaagaaggaggcgaagaagaaggaggagaagaagaaggaggtgaagaagaaggaggaggtgaagaagaaggtggtgaagaaggaggagaaggcgaagaaggagcagaagaagaaggagcagaagaaggaggcgaAGGTGGTGAGGAGGAAGCtgaagaaggtggtgaagaagcaagtgatggtggagaaggaggagaggaagccgctgaagatggtggtggagaagaggaGGCTGTtggtgaagaaggtggtgaaggggaagaaggtggtggagaaggtggcggtgaagaaggtggcgaagaagaaggcggtgaggaagcagctgaagaagcagcagaaggggaaGGAGGTGAAGAAGCGGCTGAAGAAGGTGCCCCCGAGGAAATGGTGCAATCCTCAAGGCTTGTGTCagataaaatggaaaagatcGGCTCCAAA AGAGTCCTCGCCGGCGGCAAAGTCACGTAA